In Leptotrichia sp. OH3620_COT-345, one DNA window encodes the following:
- a CDS encoding autotransporter outer membrane beta-barrel domain-containing protein, protein KPYGSLKLEYGRFGSIKEKTGEVRLEVKGNDYHSIKPEVGVEFKYKQPLAVKTTFVTTLGLGYENELGKVGDVGNKGRV, encoded by the coding sequence TAAAGCCTTATGGAAGTTTAAAACTTGAATATGGAAGATTTGGAAGTATAAAGGAAAAGACAGGAGAAGTAAGGCTTGAAGTAAAAGGGAATGATTATCATTCTATAAAGCCTGAAGTGGGAGTTGAATTCAAGTATAAGCAACCGTTGGCGGTAAAGACTACATTTGTTACTACACTTGGATTGGGTTATGAGAATGAGCTTGGAAAAGTAGGAGATGTAGGCAATAAAGGAAGAGT